The following are encoded together in the Tamandua tetradactyla isolate mTamTet1 chromosome 14, mTamTet1.pri, whole genome shotgun sequence genome:
- the NKX2-1 gene encoding homeobox protein Nkx-2.1 isoform X1: MWSGGSGKARGWEAAAGGRSSPGRLSRRRIMSMSPKHTTPFSVSDILSPLEESYKKVGMEGGGLGAPLAAYRQGQAAPPAAAMQQHAVGHHGAVTAAYHMTAAGVPQLSHSAVGGYCNGNLGNMSELPPYQDTMRNSASGPGWYGANPDPRFPAISRFMGPASGMNMSGMGGLGSLGDVSKNMAPLPSAPRRKRRVLFSQAQVYELERRFKQQKYLSAPEREHLASMIHLTPTQVKIWFQNHRYKMKRQAKDKAAQQQLQQDSGGGGGGGGGAGCPQQQQAQQQSPRRVAVPVLVKDGKPCQAGAPAPGAATLQGHAQQQAQQQAQAAQAAAAAISVGSGGPGLGAHPGHQPGSAGQSPDLAHHAASPAALQGQVSSLSHLNSSGSDYGTMSCSTLLYGRTW; encoded by the exons ATGTGGTCCGGAGGCAGTGGGAAGGCGCGGGGCTGGGAGGCCGCGGCGGGAGGGAGGAGCAGTCCCGGCAGGCTCAG cCGCCGCCGAATCATGTCGATGAGTCCAAAGCACACGACTCCGTTCTCAGTGTCTGACATCTTGAGTCCCCTGGAGGAAAGCTACAAGAAAGTGGGCATGGAGGGCGGCGGCCTCGGGGCTCCGCTGGCGGCGTACAGGCAGGGCCAGGCGGCGCCGCCGGCCGCGGCCATGCAGCAGCACGCCGTGGGACACCACGGCGCCGTCACCGCCGCCTACCACATGACGGCGGCGGGGGTGCCCCAGCTCTCGCACTCCGCCGTGGGGGGCTACTGCAACGGCAACTTGGGCAACATGAGCGAGCTGCCGCCGTACCAGGACACCATGCGGAACAGCGCCTCGGGCCCCGGATGGTACGGCGCGAACCCAGATCCCCGCTTCCCCGCCA TCTCCCGCTTCATGGGCCCGGCGAGCGGCATGAACATGAGCGGCATGGGCGGCCTGGGTTCGCTGGGGGATGTGAGCAAGAATATGGCCCCGCTGCCGAGCGCGCCGCGCCGGAAGCGCCGGGTGCTCTTCTCCCAGGCTCAGGTGTACGAGCTGGAGCGACGCTTCAAGCAACAGAAGTACCTGTCTGCGCCCGAGCGTGAACACCTGGCCAGCATGATCCACCTGACGCCCACGCAAGTCAAGATCTGGTTTCAGAACCACCGCTACAAGATGAAGCGCCAGGCCAAGGACAAGGCGGCACAGCAACAGCTGCAGCAGGacagcggcggcggcggtggaGGCGGCGGGGGCGCCGGGTGCCCGCAGCAGCAGCAAGCGCAGCAGCAGTCGCCGCGCCGCGTGGCTGTGCCGGTCCTGGTGAAAGACGGCAAACCGTGCCAGGCGGGTGCTCCCGCGCCGGGCGCCGCCACCCTGCAGGGCCACGCGCAGCAGCAGGCGCAGCAACAGGCGCAGGCGGcgcaggcggcggcggcggccatCTCGGTGGGCAGCGGTGGCCCGGGCCTGGGCGCACACCCAGGCCACCAGCCGGGCAGCGCGGGCCAGTCTCCGGACCTGGCGCACCACGCCGCCAGCCCCGCGGCACTGCAGGGCCAGGTCTCCAGCCTGTCCCACCTGAACTCCTCGGGCTCGGACTACGGCACCATGTCCTGCTCCACCTTGCTATATGGTCGGACCTGGTGA
- the NKX2-1 gene encoding homeobox protein Nkx-2.1 isoform X2, whose product MSMSPKHTTPFSVSDILSPLEESYKKVGMEGGGLGAPLAAYRQGQAAPPAAAMQQHAVGHHGAVTAAYHMTAAGVPQLSHSAVGGYCNGNLGNMSELPPYQDTMRNSASGPGWYGANPDPRFPAISRFMGPASGMNMSGMGGLGSLGDVSKNMAPLPSAPRRKRRVLFSQAQVYELERRFKQQKYLSAPEREHLASMIHLTPTQVKIWFQNHRYKMKRQAKDKAAQQQLQQDSGGGGGGGGGAGCPQQQQAQQQSPRRVAVPVLVKDGKPCQAGAPAPGAATLQGHAQQQAQQQAQAAQAAAAAISVGSGGPGLGAHPGHQPGSAGQSPDLAHHAASPAALQGQVSSLSHLNSSGSDYGTMSCSTLLYGRTW is encoded by the exons ATGTCGATGAGTCCAAAGCACACGACTCCGTTCTCAGTGTCTGACATCTTGAGTCCCCTGGAGGAAAGCTACAAGAAAGTGGGCATGGAGGGCGGCGGCCTCGGGGCTCCGCTGGCGGCGTACAGGCAGGGCCAGGCGGCGCCGCCGGCCGCGGCCATGCAGCAGCACGCCGTGGGACACCACGGCGCCGTCACCGCCGCCTACCACATGACGGCGGCGGGGGTGCCCCAGCTCTCGCACTCCGCCGTGGGGGGCTACTGCAACGGCAACTTGGGCAACATGAGCGAGCTGCCGCCGTACCAGGACACCATGCGGAACAGCGCCTCGGGCCCCGGATGGTACGGCGCGAACCCAGATCCCCGCTTCCCCGCCA TCTCCCGCTTCATGGGCCCGGCGAGCGGCATGAACATGAGCGGCATGGGCGGCCTGGGTTCGCTGGGGGATGTGAGCAAGAATATGGCCCCGCTGCCGAGCGCGCCGCGCCGGAAGCGCCGGGTGCTCTTCTCCCAGGCTCAGGTGTACGAGCTGGAGCGACGCTTCAAGCAACAGAAGTACCTGTCTGCGCCCGAGCGTGAACACCTGGCCAGCATGATCCACCTGACGCCCACGCAAGTCAAGATCTGGTTTCAGAACCACCGCTACAAGATGAAGCGCCAGGCCAAGGACAAGGCGGCACAGCAACAGCTGCAGCAGGacagcggcggcggcggtggaGGCGGCGGGGGCGCCGGGTGCCCGCAGCAGCAGCAAGCGCAGCAGCAGTCGCCGCGCCGCGTGGCTGTGCCGGTCCTGGTGAAAGACGGCAAACCGTGCCAGGCGGGTGCTCCCGCGCCGGGCGCCGCCACCCTGCAGGGCCACGCGCAGCAGCAGGCGCAGCAACAGGCGCAGGCGGcgcaggcggcggcggcggccatCTCGGTGGGCAGCGGTGGCCCGGGCCTGGGCGCACACCCAGGCCACCAGCCGGGCAGCGCGGGCCAGTCTCCGGACCTGGCGCACCACGCCGCCAGCCCCGCGGCACTGCAGGGCCAGGTCTCCAGCCTGTCCCACCTGAACTCCTCGGGCTCGGACTACGGCACCATGTCCTGCTCCACCTTGCTATATGGTCGGACCTGGTGA